Below is a genomic region from Citrobacter europaeus.
CGGCAACCGTTGCCTCGGCGCTGTCGTTTTTGCTGGCTCGCTGGCTTGGTCGGGATCTACTGCAAAAATACGTTGGGCACACAGCGACGTTTCAGGCTATCGAAAAAGGCATTGCCCATAGCGGAGTAGACTTTCTGATCCTGACCCGGCTCGTGCCGCTGTTCCCCTATAACATTCAAAACTACGCTTATGGGCTGACGGCGATTCCGTTCTGGTCATTTACCGTGATATCTGCGGTAACCACCTTGCCCGGCATCTTCATTTATACGCTGATGTCGCACGAACTGGCCAGCGAAGGGATTAGCTGGGCATTTATCGGTACGCTCAGCATTGCGGGGCTGGTGTTATTCGCCCTTGTTCAGGCCGCCAAAGCCTGGGCTAGGTATAAGCATATCGATCCATCGTCCCGGCATGAGTGCGCGGGTAAATGTTCAAAATGAATACACCGCGGCTGACACGCTATTACCGGGTAAGCTTGCTTGCTCTGCTGCTGCTCGCGCTAATCGCATGGGCGTGGATACCAGGCGTGAGCGACTTTCTCCACGCCAGCCTGGCGGCGTTTGCTACGCTCGATCAGCATGCTGTTGAGAACTTCATTCGTTCTTACGGAACCCAGGCCGCGGTGGTGTCGTTCTTCCTGATGATCCTGCAGGCCATCGTCGCGCCCCTTCCTGCCTTTGTTATTACGTTTGCCAATGCCTCACTGTTTGGCGCATTTTGGGGCGGCGTACTGTCCTGGAGCAGCGCGATGGTGGGTGCGGCGCTGTGCTTTTTTATTGCCCGCGTTTTAGGTCGCGGCGCGGTGGAAAAACTGACCGGAAAAACGGTGCTAAACAGCATGGACGCTTTTTTCGAGCGCTATGGCAAGCATACAATTTTGGTCTGTCGCCTGTTACCTTTTGTGCCCTTCGACCCGGTAAGTTATGCAGCAGGCCTGACCTCGATTCGCTTTCGCCATTTTTTCATCGCCACCGGCATCGGACAATTACCTGCCACTATCGTCTATTCGTGGGCGGGTAGCCTGTTAACCGGCGGCACATTTTGGTTTGTTACCGGCCTGTTCATTCTGTTCGCCCTGAGCGTAGTGATATCCGTGGCGAGAAGCCTTTATCTTGAGCATCAACGGAAAAAAACCTGAGACTTCCCCCATTTTTAGCAATGGAGATATTATGCGTTACTGCTTATTGTGCCTGAGTTTGTTGCTCTGCCCGCTGGCGACGTTTGCCCAGGACGCCACCTGGCAGCAAATCAAAAAAGATGCCCGCGGTCAGACGGTGTGGTTCAACGCCTGGGGTGGCGACAATGCAGTTAATCAGTATCTCGACTGGGTTAGCGGTGAGATGAAAACGCACTACGCCATTAACCTAAAAATCGTGCGCCTGGCGGATGCTGCCGACGCCGTAAAACGCATTCAGACGGAAGCGACATCCGGGCGAAAAACCGGTGGCTCTGTCGATTTACTGTGGGTTAACGGCGAAAACTTCCGTACGCTGAAAGAAGCCGGACTGCTGCAAACTCAGTGGGCGCAAACGCTGCCTAACTGGCGCTATGTTGATACCCAAAAACCGGTGACGGAAGATTTCTCCGTTCCAACGGAGGGGGCTGAATCACCGTGGGGCGGCGCCCAGCTAACCTTTATTGCCAGGCGCGACCTCACCGCGCAGCCGCCGCAATCCCCGCAGGCGCTTCTGGAGTTCGCGCAGGCGCACCCCGGTACCGTGACCTATCCGCGCCCGCCAGATTTTACCGGAACAGCGTTTCTTGAGCAGTTGTTACTATCGCTCACCACCAAACCGCAAGCGTTGAAAATCGCTCCCGATGCAACCACCTTCGCCGACGTTACTGCCCCGTTATGGCACTATCTTGATGCGTTGCACCCTGTACTCTGGCGCGAAGGCAAAGACTTTCCGCCCACGCCTGCGCGAATGGATGCGCTGCTTAATAGTGGCGTTCTGCGTTTCTCAATAACCTTTAACCCTGCCCACGCACAGCAAAAAGTGGCCAGCGGCGAATTGCCCAAAAGCAGCTATAGTTTTGGTTTCTCACAGGGCATGCTCGGCAACGTGCATTTTGTCACCATTCCGGCGAATGCGCGCGCCAGCGCCGGAGCGAAAGTCGTGGCAAACTACCTGCTTTCGCCCGAAGCGCAACTGCGCAAAGCCGACCCGACTGTCTGGGGGGATCCTTCGGTGCTTGATCCACAAAAATTACCTGTCGAACAGCGTAATGCGCTGCTGGCACGGATCCCGCAAGGACTCCCTGCCGTACTGCCAGAACCGCATGCAGCCTGGGTAAACGCTCTGGAACAAGAATGGCTACGCCGCTACGGTACGCATTAATACTGCTACTCTGGGCCATTATGGCGGCAGTATATCTGCCGCTGGCGCCAGCGGCATTGTCGCTGATAGCACCGGCGCTTAACACCGCACACTGGCTGGCGTTAGTCACCGATCCTCAATTCCCGCAGGCGTTACTGGCAACGCTGGTTTCCGTAATCCTCGCGGCTGGCGGCGCGCTGCTCATCGCTCTGCTGGCAATCCTCGCCCTGTGGCCCGGCGCTGGCTGGGTGCGTCTGTATACGCGTCTTCCCTGGCTGCTGGCAATTCCGCACGTTGCCTTTGCCACCAGCGTGCTGTTAGTTTTTGCCGAAGGCGGCCTGCTCTGGCAATGGCTTGCGTTTTTCAGCCCCCAGCCGGATCGCTACGGCATTGGACTTGGCGTGACGCTGGCCGTGAAAGAGAGCGCCTTTTTGTTATGGATCCTCTCGGCCCTGCTAAGTGAAAAACAACTTTCGCAGCAGGTTATCGTGCTGGATTCGCTGGGTTACAGCCGACTGCAATGCCTGAAGTGGCTGGTTCTGCCCGCTATCGCCCCGGCGTTGGGCAAAGCTATGCTGGCGATTGTCGCCTGGTCACTCTCCGTTGTGGATGTGGCAATCGTTCTTGGCCCCGGCAATCCGCCAACGCTTGCCGTATTGAGCTGGCAATGGCTCAGTCAGGGCGATGTTGAACAGCAGGCTAAAGGTGCGCTCGCCAGCCTGCTGCTGGTGTTGTTACTTCTCATTATTGCGCTGGCGGGTTATTTGTTCTGGCGCATCTGGCGACGCACTATTCCGGCAGTCAACGGTGAACGCCTGCGTTTTTCATCCGCTACGGCCGCACGCCCGCTGGTACAGCTTTTACCCCTGAGCGGTGTGGTATGTGCGCTGGTGCTGGCGCTTCTCGCCAACTATTCCTCGCTAAACAGCGAGGCGCTCAGCAACAGCCTGCAACTGGGACTCCTTTCCAGCGTGCTGGCGCTGCTGATACTGTTTGCCTGGCTGGAATGGGGTCCACAAACCGGACACCGCTGGGTCTGGCTACCGCTCATTTTGCCTGCGCTGCCGCTGGTGACCGGACAGTACCTGTTGGCATTATATGGCGGACAGGATGGGCTGATGACGACCATTGTATGGAGCCACCTGCTGTGGGTGATGCCATGGATGCTGTTTGTTCTCAAACCGGCGTGGCAACGCATTGATCCGCGATTGATTTTGATTGCACAAACGCTGGGCTGGACGCGGGGGCGGATATTCTGGCAGGTGAAATGCCCACTGCTAGTGCGCCCGGCGCTGATTGCCTTCGCGGTAGGATTCTCAGTCAGTATTGCCCAGTATATGCCGACGCTGTGGTTAGGTGCCGGACGCTATCCGACGCTGACCACCGAAGCGGTGGCATTAAGCAGCGGTGGTAGCACCGCGATTCTGGCGACCCAGGCATTATGGCAGCTTCTGTTACCACTGTTAGTTTTCGCACTCACGGCGTTTCTCGCTGCGTGGATTGGCCGCTTTCGACAAGGACTCCGCTAATGCTTACCGTACGAGACGTTTCGTTGTACCAGGGCGCGACAGCGCTGGTGAAGGACGTTAATTTTCAGGTAAATAAAAGTGACATTGTCACTATTATGGGGCCTTCCGGCAGCGGAAAGTCTTCGCTATTTTCGTGGATGATCGGAGCGCTGTCTCCTCAGTTTCAGGCGTCAGGCGAACTGTGGCTCAACGAACGACGCATTGACACCCTGCCTACCGCGCAGCGCCAGATTGGCATCCTGTTCCAGGATGCGCTGCTGTTTGACCATTTCAGCGTTGGGCAGAATTTACTGCTGGCCTTACCCGCCAGCCTGCAAGGTCCCGCCAGGCGTCATGAGGTAGAAAGCGCCCTCGCTCGCGCGGACCTGTCAGGATTTTATTCACGCGATCCGGCTTCGCTCTCCGGTGGGCAGCGTTCGCGCGTCGCCCTGCTTCGCGCGCTGCTGGCGCAGCCTCAGGCGCTGTTACTCGATGAACCCTTTAGCAGGCTGGATGCGTCACTGCGCGATACCTTTCGCCAGTGGGTCTTCACTGAAGTCCGTAAGCTGGGTATACCGGTGGTCCAGGTTACCCATGACGCGCAGGACGTTCCGCCCGCAGGCCGTGTATTACAGATGGAAAGCTGGGCGTGAATGTAGCGATATGCTGCGTTAACGCAAGGTTTTTACTTCACTGGCGGCACAGAATGTCGTCCTCTTTTTTCAACGTCGGGCTATTCGATGAAACGTGTTTCTCAAATGACCGCGCTGGCACTGGCTTTAGGGCTCGCTTGCGCTTCATCCTGGGCTGCTGAAACAGCACAAACGCTCACCCTCAACCAGTTACAGCAAAAGCAAGGCGCGGCGATCGATACCCGTCAGAGCGCTTTTTACAACGGCTGGCCGCAGTCGCTCAATGGTCCTTCAGGACACGAACCTTCCGCGCTGAACCTGTCTGCCGCCTGGCTCGACACGATGAATGATGCACAACTCAGCGCCTGGGTTAAGTCACATCAGCTGAAAACCGACGCGCCGGTGGCGCTGTATGGCAGCGATAGCGACATGCAGGCCGTCAAATCCCGCCTGCAGAAAGTCGGCTTTAGCCATATCTCAACCCTCAGCGATGCGTTTACGGACCCTGCCCGTCTGCAACGTCTGCCGCACTTCGAACAACTGGTTTACCCGCAGTGGCTGCACGACCTGCAGCAGGGTAAAGACGTGACTGCCAAACCGACCGGTGACTGGAAAGTGATTGAAGCCGCCTGGGGCGCGCCGAAGTTGTATCTGCTGAGCCATATCCCCGGTGCGGGCTATATTGATACCAACGAAGTCGAAAGCGAACCACTGTGGAATAAAGTTTCCGACGAGCAGCTCAAAGCGATGCTGGCGAAACACGGTATCCGCCACGACACCACGGTGATTTTATATGGACGCGATGTTTATGCCGCCGCGCGCGTGGCGCAAATTATGCTGTACGCAGGCGTGAAAGATGTTCGTCTACTCGACGGCGGCTGGCAAACCTGGTCCGACTCAGGTTTACCGGTCGAACGTGGTACTCCGCCGACGGTGAAGCCAGAACCTGATTTCGGCGTGAAAATTCCTGCCCAGCCGCAGTTGATGCTGGATATGGAACAGGCTCGCGGCCTGCTGCATCGACAGGATGCGTCGTTGGTGAGCATTCGTTCATGGCCGGAGTTTATCGGTACTACCAGCGGCTATAGCTACATCAAGCCAAAAGGTGAGATCGCAGGCGCACGCTGGGGCCACGCAGGCAGCGATTCCACGCATATGGAAGATTTCCATAATCCGGATGGCACCATGCGCAGCGCGGATGACATCGCCGCCATGTGGAAACAGTGGAATATCACGCCAGACCAGCAGGTTTCTTTCTACTGCGGCACCGGCTGGCGTGCTTCAGAAACGTTTATGTATGCCCGCGCGATGGGCTGGAAAAACGTCTCTGTTTACGACGGCGGCTGGTATGAGTGGAGCAGTAATCCGAAAAACCCGGTCGCCCGCGGTGAACGGGGTCCGGACGCCAGCAAGTAAAATGGTCACGATTGCCGGATAAGCGCATCCGGCAACGCAATACATTACGCCTGACGCTGAACCGCTTTCAGCGTCAGATACCCGCTCCAGATCCGGGTGAACGTCGTCATCCAGCACAGCGCGCCAAAGATCCACGCCAGCACGGCAAAATATTCCGGGAACAGACATCCCACCACAAACAGCAAAATCGTCTCGGTTCCTTCGGTCAGCCCACCCAGATAATAAAACGATTTATGCGCGTAGCCAGGGTTATCTATCTGATGCTTAGCCGCCAGCGCGGCGAAGGCGAGAAAGCTGCTGCCGGTGCCAATAAACGCGAACAGCAGCCAGCCGCCTGCCAGCGCATTTTGCGCCGGTGCGGCAAGAATAAAACCAAACGGCACTAAAGCGTAAAACAGAAAATCAAGCGAGATATCGAGAAATCCTCCCGCATCGGTAAGCCCTCTACGCCGAGCCAGCGCCCCATCCAGCCCATCAAACAGCCGATTGAGCACAATGGCCACCAGCGCCGCCAGATACCAGCCTAGCGCCAGAAATGGCAACGCCAGCACACCAATGGCAAAACCGACAAGCGTAAGTCCGTCCGGAGTAATCGCGGGTTTATCAATGACCCCCACGCAGCGATGCAAAAGCGGTTTTAATCGCGGGTGAAGATGACGGTCAAGCATGCGGGCGTCCTTTATAACTGTCGCACAGTCCCTGGGAGGGGATATCGAGTGCGGCATTAAAACGCGCCGAGAGATTTTGAAACGCAATCAGCGCGGTCATTTCAGTGATGGCGGTATCGGTAAAATACTGCTTCATCTGCGCTTTCAGCGCATCGTCAACCTGTGGAGGCGTTGCGGTCACCGCATCCGCATAGGCCAGCGCTACGCGCTCTTCTGCACTGAACAGCGTCGATTCTTGCCAGTTGGCAACCTGCAAGACTTTATCCAGCGCGCCGCAGCGTTCAGCCAGCCGTAAACTGTTGGCATCAACGCAGAAAGCGCAGTGGCACACCTGAGATACGCGGGTCATTAGCAATGCGCGCATCACCGGCGTTAAGCGCGCCTTTTTACGCTCCAGAAATCCAACAAACAGCGCTACCAGCCAGAACAGAAATGGCATCCGCCCCCACCAGCGCGTGGGATGCAGCACATCGCCATAATGCTTTTTCTGCGTCGCAACGAGCGGTTTTAAACTGAAAGGGATACGCGTTAACGGTTTTACCCACGACTGAGGATCGTTCAACGGTTGCTCCTGAATACTTTAGATAAAACGAAGATAACGATAGTATGTCACTTTCTGCCGTTAGATCTTGATGAATATAATGAAAACCCTCGACGTGGTCGCCGCTATCATAGAACGTGATGGCAAAATTTTACTGGCTCAACGTCCGCAGCATGCGGATCAGTCAGGTATGTGGGAGTTTGCCGGCGGTAAGGTTGAGTCTGGCGAAAGTCAGCCCGAGGCGCTGGTCCGTGAACTGCGTGAAGAGTTGGGCATCGAGGCGGTCGTTGGGCACTACATTGCCAGCCATCAACGCGAGGTTTCAGGCCGACTGATTCACTTACATGCCTGGCATGTGCCGTCATATCAGGGAGAACTGAAGGCGTATGAGCATCAGGATATCGTCTGGTGTTCACCCGAAGAGGCGCTGCGTTATCCGCTGGCGCCTGCCGATATCCCGTTGTTAGAAGCGTTTATCCTTTTACGCGCCGCCAGACCAGCGGATTCGTGCTGATCGTTTTATCATCACGCTGGCACTGCAACAGAACGCCATCCGCCTTAATCACCGCCCCTTCTGAGTAGTTTTGATCCTGATAAATACAGCACTGACTACAGGGTTGCGCCCGCTGACCGCTGGAACTGAACACTTCCGGCGGCACATTCACCTGCACGTCCGGGCGATAAAGCTGATTTGCCAGCGTCGCGCTGGACATTATTGCCAACGCTCCTGCCACGATTAAACGGCGCATATTCTTTCCTTTTTGACTGACAGTTATGCTCAGTATAACGGTATAAATCGGCAGAAACTTTAGCCCCTTCCGTCATCGTTTTTGGTTATGACCCGCGGCGCAATATTAATTTACTTAGCGGGGTTAATTTTTTCTTGCGTCCCGTCACACTGCTGATGTTATAGTCAAAAACTGCAAAACACTTAACACAAAAATCAAAAATATAACCATATCAATACATAAGAGGTTCTTATATCTATGGATCAGACATGTTCTCTGGAGTCATTCCTTAACCATGTGCAAAAGCGCGACCCGAATCAGACCGAGTTCGCGCAAGCCGTTCGTGAGGTAATGACGACACTGTGGCCCTTCCTCGAACAAAACCCACGTTATCGTCAGATGTCATTGCTGGAACGTCTGGTTGAACCGGAGCGCGTGATCCAGTTCCGCGTAGTCTGGCTGGACGATCGCAATCAGGTACAGGTTAACCGCGCGTGGCGTGTGCAGTTCAGCTCCGCCATTGGCCCGTACAAAGGCGGTATGCGTTTTCACCCTTCCGTGAATCTGTCGATCCTGAAATTCCTTGGCTTCGAGCAGACGTTTAAGAACGCCCTCACCACGTTACCAATGGGCGGTGGTAAAGGCGGGAGCGATTTCGATCCGAAAGGAAAAAGCGAAGGCGAAATCATGCGCTTCTGCCAGGCGCTGATGACCGAACTGTTCCGCCATTTAGGCCCCGATACCGACGTTCCGGCGGGCGATATCGGGGTGGGCGGTCGTGAAGTCGGCTTTATGGCCGGGATGATGAAAAAACTGTCCAACAACAGCGCCTGCGTCTTTACCGGTAAAGGTCTCTCTTTTGGCGGCAGCCTGATTCGCCCGGAAGCCACCGGCTACGGCCTTGTGTACTTCACCGAAGCAATGCTGAAACGCCATGGTCTGGGCTTTGAAGGCATGCGCGTAGCGGTCTCTGGTTCCGGTAACGTGGCGCAATTCGCCATTGAAAAAGCTATGGAGTTTGGCGCCCGCGTCGTTACCGCTTCCGATTCCAGCGGTACCGTGGTTGACGAAAGCGGCTTTACCAAAGAAAAACTGGCGCGTCTGTGCGCGATCAAAGACAGCCGTGACGGTCGCGTGGCGGATTACGCTCGTGAGTTTGGCCTGACCTATCTGGAAGGCAAACAGCCGTGGTCGGTTCCGGTTGATATCGCCCTGCCGTGCGCCACTCAGAACGAACTGGATGTCGATGCGGCGCGCGTGCTGATCGCCAACGGTGTGAAAGCTGTCGCCGAAGGGGCCAACATGCC
It encodes:
- a CDS encoding ATP-binding cassette domain-containing protein, whose product is MLTVRDVSLYQGATALVKDVNFQVNKSDIVTIMGPSGSGKSSLFSWMIGALSPQFQASGELWLNERRIDTLPTAQRQIGILFQDALLFDHFSVGQNLLLALPASLQGPARRHEVESALARADLSGFYSRDPASLSGGQRSRVALLRALLAQPQALLLDEPFSRLDASLRDTFRQWVFTEVRKLGIPVVQVTHDAQDVPPAGRVLQMESWA
- a CDS encoding pyrimidine (deoxy)nucleoside triphosphate diphosphatase; protein product: MKTLDVVAAIIERDGKILLAQRPQHADQSGMWEFAGGKVESGESQPEALVRELREELGIEAVVGHYIASHQREVSGRLIHLHAWHVPSYQGELKAYEHQDIVWCSPEEALRYPLAPADIPLLEAFILLRAARPADSC
- a CDS encoding ABC transporter substrate-binding protein produces the protein MRYCLLCLSLLLCPLATFAQDATWQQIKKDARGQTVWFNAWGGDNAVNQYLDWVSGEMKTHYAINLKIVRLADAADAVKRIQTEATSGRKTGGSVDLLWVNGENFRTLKEAGLLQTQWAQTLPNWRYVDTQKPVTEDFSVPTEGAESPWGGAQLTFIARRDLTAQPPQSPQALLEFAQAHPGTVTYPRPPDFTGTAFLEQLLLSLTTKPQALKIAPDATTFADVTAPLWHYLDALHPVLWREGKDFPPTPARMDALLNSGVLRFSITFNPAHAQQKVASGELPKSSYSFGFSQGMLGNVHFVTIPANARASAGAKVVANYLLSPEAQLRKADPTVWGDPSVLDPQKLPVEQRNALLARIPQGLPAVLPEPHAAWVNALEQEWLRRYGTH
- a CDS encoding carboxymuconolactone decarboxylase family protein, with protein sequence MNDPQSWVKPLTRIPFSLKPLVATQKKHYGDVLHPTRWWGRMPFLFWLVALFVGFLERKKARLTPVMRALLMTRVSQVCHCAFCVDANSLRLAERCGALDKVLQVANWQESTLFSAEERVALAYADAVTATPPQVDDALKAQMKQYFTDTAITEMTALIAFQNLSARFNAALDIPSQGLCDSYKGRPHA
- a CDS encoding thiamine ABC transporter permease — translated: MATPLRYALILLLWAIMAAVYLPLAPAALSLIAPALNTAHWLALVTDPQFPQALLATLVSVILAAGGALLIALLAILALWPGAGWVRLYTRLPWLLAIPHVAFATSVLLVFAEGGLLWQWLAFFSPQPDRYGIGLGVTLAVKESAFLLWILSALLSEKQLSQQVIVLDSLGYSRLQCLKWLVLPAIAPALGKAMLAIVAWSLSVVDVAIVLGPGNPPTLAVLSWQWLSQGDVEQQAKGALASLLLVLLLLIIALAGYLFWRIWRRTIPAVNGERLRFSSATAARPLVQLLPLSGVVCALVLALLANYSSLNSEALSNSLQLGLLSSVLALLILFAWLEWGPQTGHRWVWLPLILPALPLVTGQYLLALYGGQDGLMTTIVWSHLLWVMPWMLFVLKPAWQRIDPRLILIAQTLGWTRGRIFWQVKCPLLVRPALIAFAVGFSVSIAQYMPTLWLGAGRYPTLTTEAVALSSGGSTAILATQALWQLLLPLLVFALTAFLAAWIGRFRQGLR
- the gdhA gene encoding NADP-specific glutamate dehydrogenase produces the protein MDQTCSLESFLNHVQKRDPNQTEFAQAVREVMTTLWPFLEQNPRYRQMSLLERLVEPERVIQFRVVWLDDRNQVQVNRAWRVQFSSAIGPYKGGMRFHPSVNLSILKFLGFEQTFKNALTTLPMGGGKGGSDFDPKGKSEGEIMRFCQALMTELFRHLGPDTDVPAGDIGVGGREVGFMAGMMKKLSNNSACVFTGKGLSFGGSLIRPEATGYGLVYFTEAMLKRHGLGFEGMRVAVSGSGNVAQFAIEKAMEFGARVVTASDSSGTVVDESGFTKEKLARLCAIKDSRDGRVADYAREFGLTYLEGKQPWSVPVDIALPCATQNELDVDAARVLIANGVKAVAEGANMPTTIEATDLFLEAGILFAPGKAANAGGVATSGLEMAQNAARLGWKAEKVDARLHHIMLDIHHACVEYGGESKQTNYVRGANIAGFVKVADAMLGQGVI
- a CDS encoding TVP38/TMEM64 family protein; the protein is MFKMNTPRLTRYYRVSLLALLLLALIAWAWIPGVSDFLHASLAAFATLDQHAVENFIRSYGTQAAVVSFFLMILQAIVAPLPAFVITFANASLFGAFWGGVLSWSSAMVGAALCFFIARVLGRGAVEKLTGKTVLNSMDAFFERYGKHTILVCRLLPFVPFDPVSYAAGLTSIRFRHFFIATGIGQLPATIVYSWAGSLLTGGTFWFVTGLFILFALSVVISVARSLYLEHQRKKT
- a CDS encoding YnjH family protein encodes the protein MRRLIVAGALAIMSSATLANQLYRPDVQVNVPPEVFSSSGQRAQPCSQCCIYQDQNYSEGAVIKADGVLLQCQRDDKTISTNPLVWRRVKG
- a CDS encoding TVP38/TMEM64 family protein: MFCVLTGVFHHYGLTDLITNFHHLRDVIRQSGMFGYTLYILLFIVAALCLIPGSILVIVGGVLFGPVTGTLISLVAATVASALSFLLARWLGRDLLQKYVGHTATFQAIEKGIAHSGVDFLILTRLVPLFPYNIQNYAYGLTAIPFWSFTVISAVTTLPGIFIYTLMSHELASEGISWAFIGTLSIAGLVLFALVQAAKAWARYKHIDPSSRHECAGKCSK
- a CDS encoding sulfurtransferase is translated as MKRVSQMTALALALGLACASSWAAETAQTLTLNQLQQKQGAAIDTRQSAFYNGWPQSLNGPSGHEPSALNLSAAWLDTMNDAQLSAWVKSHQLKTDAPVALYGSDSDMQAVKSRLQKVGFSHISTLSDAFTDPARLQRLPHFEQLVYPQWLHDLQQGKDVTAKPTGDWKVIEAAWGAPKLYLLSHIPGAGYIDTNEVESEPLWNKVSDEQLKAMLAKHGIRHDTTVILYGRDVYAAARVAQIMLYAGVKDVRLLDGGWQTWSDSGLPVERGTPPTVKPEPDFGVKIPAQPQLMLDMEQARGLLHRQDASLVSIRSWPEFIGTTSGYSYIKPKGEIAGARWGHAGSDSTHMEDFHNPDGTMRSADDIAAMWKQWNITPDQQVSFYCGTGWRASETFMYARAMGWKNVSVYDGGWYEWSSNPKNPVARGERGPDASK
- a CDS encoding CDP-alcohol phosphatidyltransferase family protein, translated to MLDRHLHPRLKPLLHRCVGVIDKPAITPDGLTLVGFAIGVLALPFLALGWYLAALVAIVLNRLFDGLDGALARRRGLTDAGGFLDISLDFLFYALVPFGFILAAPAQNALAGGWLLFAFIGTGSSFLAFAALAAKHQIDNPGYAHKSFYYLGGLTEGTETILLFVVGCLFPEYFAVLAWIFGALCWMTTFTRIWSGYLTLKAVQRQA